From a single Spartinivicinus poritis genomic region:
- the ihfA gene encoding integration host factor subunit alpha, with protein MAALTKAEMAERLFEELGLNKREAKDMVELFFEEIRHALESNEQVKLSGFGNFDLRDKRERPGRNPKTGEEIPISARRVVTFRPGQKLKARVEAYAGTKHHQ; from the coding sequence ATGGCGGCACTGACGAAAGCAGAAATGGCTGAGCGTCTTTTTGAAGAGCTTGGCCTTAACAAGCGAGAAGCCAAGGATATGGTAGAGTTGTTCTTTGAAGAAATTCGTCATGCCTTGGAATCCAATGAACAAGTTAAATTGTCTGGCTTTGGTAACTTTGACTTAAGAGACAAACGAGAAAGGCCAGGTCGAAACCCAAAAACAGGGGAGGAGATTCCAATATCTGCAAGAAGAGTGGTTACCTTCAGACCAGGACAAAAACTCAAGGCAAGAGTAGAGGCATATGCTGGAACCAAGCATCATCAATGA